A region of Streptomyces sp. R44 DNA encodes the following proteins:
- a CDS encoding ribonuclease H: protein MVEKIIAACDGASKGNPGPAAWAWVIGRADGAIDRWEAGPLGRATNNVAELTALERLLEALDPAVPAEVRMDSQYAMKAVTTWLPGWRRKGWKTAAGTPVANKDLVVRIDALLTGRDVDFVYVPAHQVDGDPLNDAADRAASHSARTQEPLDSAAGAELPPAEPASRASTPRARASAPRTGSASAGGGSARRSRPSGGTLNAKFPGRCRCGRAYDKGETIAKNSDGWGHPTCV from the coding sequence ATGGTGGAGAAGATCATCGCGGCGTGCGACGGCGCGTCGAAGGGAAACCCCGGCCCCGCGGCCTGGGCATGGGTCATCGGCCGCGCCGACGGAGCGATCGACCGCTGGGAGGCGGGCCCCCTCGGCCGGGCGACCAACAACGTGGCCGAACTCACGGCCCTGGAGCGCCTCCTGGAGGCCCTCGACCCGGCCGTGCCCGCCGAGGTCCGCATGGACTCGCAGTACGCCATGAAGGCCGTCACGACCTGGCTCCCCGGCTGGCGCCGCAAGGGCTGGAAGACCGCCGCGGGCACCCCGGTCGCCAACAAGGACCTGGTCGTGCGGATCGACGCGCTGCTCACCGGGCGGGACGTCGACTTCGTGTACGTCCCCGCGCACCAGGTCGACGGCGACCCCCTCAACGACGCCGCCGACCGCGCGGCCAGCCACTCCGCCCGTACGCAAGAGCCCCTGGACTCCGCCGCCGGGGCCGAACTGCCCCCGGCCGAGCCCGCCTCGCGCGCCTCCACGCCCCGGGCGCGCGCCTCTGCGCCCCGTACGGGCTCCGCGAGCGCGGGAGGGGGATCCGCCCGCAGGAGTCGCCCGTCCGGCGGCACCCTCAACGCCAAATTCCCGGGCCGCTGCCGCTGTGGTCGTGCCTACGACAAGGGCGAGACCATCGCGAAGAACTCCGACGGCTGGGGCCATCCCACCTGCGTCTGA
- a CDS encoding GNAT family N-acetyltransferase: MPVPVLLTGRSVRLEPLAMRHAEALARAGGADRAAYAFTPVPDGLESALDYIARALTDQAAGRCLPFALVSTADERVIGSTRFLELDYWRGPLIWPPVPGMPHGDPLTAVPDAAEIGNTWIAGDARGTGINTEAKYLMLRHAFEAWGVRRITMRADARNTRSRIAIERLGATCEGIRRAHSRGLDGAVRDTAFYSILDEEWPTVRDIIELRLSTPRQVRIPQDLLPA; the protein is encoded by the coding sequence GTGCCAGTACCTGTTCTCCTGACCGGGCGCTCCGTGCGCCTGGAGCCGCTGGCGATGCGGCACGCCGAAGCCCTCGCCCGGGCCGGCGGGGCGGACCGAGCGGCCTACGCCTTCACCCCCGTACCCGACGGCCTCGAATCGGCCCTCGACTACATCGCCCGCGCCCTCACCGATCAGGCGGCAGGCCGGTGCCTGCCCTTCGCCCTGGTCAGTACGGCCGACGAGCGAGTCATCGGCTCGACCCGCTTCCTCGAACTCGACTACTGGCGGGGCCCGCTGATCTGGCCTCCCGTCCCCGGCATGCCCCACGGCGATCCGCTGACCGCCGTCCCGGACGCCGCCGAGATCGGGAACACCTGGATCGCCGGCGACGCCCGGGGCACCGGCATCAACACCGAGGCCAAGTACCTCATGCTCCGGCACGCCTTCGAGGCCTGGGGCGTCCGCCGCATCACCATGCGCGCCGACGCCCGCAACACCCGCTCCAGAATCGCCATCGAGCGCCTCGGAGCGACCTGCGAGGGCATCCGGCGCGCCCACTCCCGCGGCCTCGACGGCGCCGTCCGGGACACGGCCTTCTACTCGATCCTCGACGAGGAATGGCCCACCGTCCGGGACATCATCGAGCTGCGCCTCTCCACCCCCCGGCAGGTGCGCATCCCGCAGGACCTGCTGCCGGCCTGA
- a CDS encoding AAA family ATPase produces MPVVHLMTGLPASGKTTAARALQAAAEGRVRRVNLDDLRAMLDIPAPERGRSHTHEQTVLGIQDAAVRAAVDDGFDVVVDNTHLTPHIPKRLKAAVGGLATFVVHDFTDVPVDECVRRDAARDRPVGEEIIRILAEKHAKATRGGWRLTADWLNDRPTVGEPYVPDPALPTAVMCDIDGTLALRVDRGPYDFSRCDRDLINPSVRDALRAFRHSERDRIVLLSGRSEDHRALTESWLARHEVPYDELWMRASGDGRGDDLVKAELFDAHVRHRYAVRVSLDDRDRVVALWRRMGLPTWQVNYGAF; encoded by the coding sequence GTGCCCGTCGTCCACCTCATGACCGGCCTCCCGGCCTCCGGGAAGACCACCGCCGCCCGCGCCCTGCAGGCCGCCGCCGAGGGGCGGGTGCGCCGCGTCAACCTCGACGACCTCCGCGCCATGCTCGACATTCCCGCGCCGGAGCGCGGCCGCTCCCACACGCACGAGCAGACCGTGCTCGGCATCCAGGACGCGGCGGTCCGTGCCGCCGTCGACGACGGCTTCGACGTCGTCGTCGACAACACGCATCTGACCCCGCACATCCCCAAGCGGCTCAAGGCGGCCGTCGGCGGCCTCGCCACCTTCGTCGTCCACGACTTCACCGACGTGCCCGTCGACGAATGCGTCCGCCGCGACGCGGCCCGCGACCGGCCCGTCGGCGAGGAGATCATCCGCATCCTCGCCGAGAAGCACGCCAAGGCCACCCGGGGCGGCTGGCGGCTCACCGCGGACTGGCTCAACGACCGCCCCACCGTCGGCGAGCCCTACGTCCCCGACCCGGCGCTCCCCACCGCCGTCATGTGCGACATCGACGGCACCCTCGCGCTGCGCGTGGACCGGGGCCCGTACGACTTCAGCCGCTGCGACCGCGACCTGATCAACCCCTCCGTGCGCGACGCCCTGCGGGCCTTCCGGCACAGCGAGCGGGACCGGATCGTGCTGCTCTCCGGGCGCAGCGAGGACCACCGCGCCCTCACCGAGAGCTGGCTCGCCCGCCACGAGGTGCCCTACGACGAGCTGTGGATGCGCGCCTCCGGCGACGGCCGCGGCGACGACCTCGTGAAGGCGGAGCTCTTCGACGCCCATGTCCGCCACCGGTACGCGGTCCGGGTCTCCCTGGACGACCGCGACCGGGTCGTCGCCCTCTGGCGCCGTATGGGCCTGCCCACCTGGCAGGTCAACTACGGCGCCTTCTGA
- a CDS encoding enoyl-CoA hydratase/isomerase family protein, with protein MTVPTGTPDVLLRTEGRAGFITLNRPRAINALTHAMVLAVDDALTAWEHDPAVTTVVIEGAGERGLCAGGDIRAIHDDARAGGSASAAFWRDEYRLNARISRYPKPYVALMDGIVMGGGVGVSAHGSVRVVTERSRVAMPETGIGFVPDVGGTYLLGRAPGELGTHLALTGGHIGAADAILTGLADAFVPSAELPALTRDLTELPAQEALARHAVAPPEGVLAEHREWIDACYTAPTVEEIVERLFDTGVPTAKETAETLLTRSPAALKATLATLRRSRALPGLEEVLDLEYRVSCAALTTPDLVEGIRAQVVDKDRDPHWTPATLAEVTEADVARYFAVPDGGDLGLAPRGGV; from the coding sequence GTGACCGTGCCGACCGGAACCCCCGACGTGCTCCTCCGGACGGAGGGCCGCGCCGGGTTCATCACCCTGAACCGGCCCCGCGCCATCAACGCGCTCACCCACGCCATGGTCCTCGCCGTCGACGACGCCCTCACCGCCTGGGAGCACGATCCGGCCGTCACCACGGTCGTCATCGAAGGCGCCGGGGAGCGAGGCCTCTGCGCCGGCGGCGACATCCGCGCCATCCACGACGACGCACGCGCCGGGGGCTCCGCCTCCGCGGCGTTCTGGCGGGACGAGTACCGGCTCAACGCCCGCATCTCCCGCTACCCGAAGCCCTACGTCGCCCTCATGGACGGCATCGTGATGGGCGGCGGCGTCGGCGTCTCCGCGCACGGCTCCGTCCGCGTCGTCACCGAACGCTCCCGGGTCGCCATGCCCGAGACCGGCATCGGCTTCGTCCCCGACGTCGGCGGAACGTATCTCCTCGGCCGCGCCCCCGGCGAGCTCGGCACCCACCTCGCCCTCACCGGCGGCCACATCGGCGCCGCCGACGCGATCCTCACGGGCCTCGCCGACGCCTTCGTACCCTCCGCCGAACTCCCCGCGCTGACCCGTGATCTGACGGAGCTGCCGGCGCAGGAGGCCCTCGCCCGCCACGCCGTCGCGCCGCCTGAGGGCGTCCTCGCCGAGCACCGGGAGTGGATCGACGCCTGCTACACCGCCCCGACCGTCGAGGAGATCGTCGAGCGCCTCTTCGACACCGGCGTGCCCACCGCCAAGGAGACCGCGGAGACCCTCCTCACGCGGTCCCCGGCCGCCCTCAAGGCGACCCTGGCCACCCTCCGCCGCTCCCGCGCCCTCCCCGGCCTGGAGGAGGTCCTCGACCTGGAGTACCGCGTCTCCTGCGCGGCCCTCACCACCCCCGACCTCGTCGAGGGCATCCGCGCCCAGGTCGTCGACAAGGACCGCGACCCCCACTGGACCCCGGCGACCCTCGCCGAGGTCACGGAGGCCGACGTCGCCCGCTACTTCGCCGTGCCGGACGGCGGCGACCTCGGCCTCGCGCCGCGGGGTGGCGTGTGA
- a CDS encoding RNA ligase, translating into MSQATLTLHDLMPSDELASALADGHVTRKQHPELPLSIYTYTRACQYAQYWNRATTRCRGLVADDATGRIVALPLPKFFNLSEHAGGRPYAPPLPDEPFEVYDKVDGSLAVVFHYAGRWHVASKGSFTSSQATWAQRRLDAADTTGLTAGVTYLAEMLYPGNRIVVNYGERRDLVLLAAFGPDGTELPLAEAAEGWQPLGSVVRTWPAMRVDELVALTESNTLPGGHRATGTDAEGFVLRFASGLRAKAKLSEYVRLHKVLTGVTERDIWRGHGIQRFAGLPAGELAKGLGCAVTDVEASGGKPLDALLDQVPDEFDAWVREVIDRLETAAADRERTVDEAYAELAHLAGDRAAFARAATGLGDRALRALLFLRLDGRPTDLLVWRQLRPEATDPFAHDQEN; encoded by the coding sequence ATGAGCCAGGCGACCCTGACTCTCCATGACCTGATGCCGTCCGACGAGCTCGCCTCCGCACTCGCCGACGGGCACGTCACGCGCAAGCAGCACCCCGAGCTGCCGCTGTCGATCTACACGTACACGCGCGCGTGCCAGTACGCCCAGTACTGGAACCGGGCCACCACCCGGTGCCGCGGGCTCGTCGCCGACGACGCCACCGGGCGGATCGTCGCGCTCCCCCTCCCCAAGTTCTTCAACCTCTCCGAGCACGCCGGCGGACGCCCCTACGCGCCCCCGCTGCCCGACGAGCCCTTCGAGGTCTACGACAAGGTGGACGGCAGCCTCGCCGTCGTCTTCCACTACGCCGGCCGCTGGCACGTCGCCTCCAAGGGCTCCTTCACCAGCTCCCAGGCCACCTGGGCCCAGCGTCGCCTCGACGCCGCCGACACCACCGGTCTGACCGCCGGCGTCACCTACCTCGCCGAGATGCTCTACCCCGGCAACCGGATCGTCGTGAACTACGGCGAGCGCCGCGACCTCGTGCTGCTCGCCGCCTTCGGCCCGGACGGCACCGAGCTCCCCCTCGCCGAGGCCGCCGAGGGATGGCAGCCCCTGGGCTCCGTCGTGCGCACCTGGCCCGCCATGCGCGTCGACGAGCTCGTCGCCCTGACCGAGTCCAACACCCTCCCCGGCGGCCACCGCGCCACCGGCACCGACGCCGAGGGCTTCGTCCTGCGCTTCGCCTCCGGCCTGCGCGCCAAGGCCAAGCTCAGCGAGTACGTGCGCCTGCACAAGGTGCTCACCGGCGTCACCGAGCGGGACATCTGGCGCGGCCACGGCATCCAGCGCTTCGCCGGCCTCCCGGCCGGTGAACTGGCCAAGGGCCTCGGCTGCGCCGTCACCGACGTCGAGGCCTCCGGCGGCAAGCCCCTCGACGCCCTCCTCGACCAGGTTCCGGACGAGTTCGACGCCTGGGTCCGCGAGGTGATCGACCGGCTCGAAACGGCCGCGGCGGACCGCGAGCGGACCGTCGACGAGGCCTACGCGGAACTGGCCCACCTCGCCGGCGACCGGGCCGCCTTCGCCCGCGCCGCCACGGGCCTCGGCGACCGGGCCCTGCGCGCCCTCCTCTTCCTGCGCCTCGACGGGCGCCCGACCGACCTCCTCGTCTGGCGGCAGCTGCGCCCCGAGGCCACCGACCCCTTCGCCCATGACCAGGAGAACTGA